The Amphiura filiformis chromosome 15, Afil_fr2py, whole genome shotgun sequence region AGCCACTATTCATTGTTTTATTACCGCACACTGTCTACCCCAGGTAATAAATTACATTGAAACGATCGGTCTATAAATGCTCCACCAGCAGCCGAGGTCACAAAAATAAGAAGTGATTGGTATTGGTATCTTATTGGCTTAAATGCTGTAGCTCAGCGATTATATatgagttgtctttcaaaatatcaaggcCGTTATTGATTATTCTATTGCTGAATGTCGGACAATAAAAATTCTATTTACACATTCTCTACAATATATAGAATCAAATCGCATTcctttgaattgaaatgaattgtgTGACCAACTATGTACTTCTATGCTAGATAGACCTACATGAATGGCGGACCGGTGTATAATAAAATCTCTATTCCTTGAAAATATTtcgttgtaatttttttttaataaaccatATTTTGAGGCTTGCACATGAATGTGTTGAAAGAGTGTGACAACCTTAACTCTGCGTATTGAACTACTTGTttgcgtcttgaaaacaaaaacggaccaaaataaaatcaaatttccATGAGTTAAAAACGTTAAACACAAGGTTATAAGCATGCCCAGATTGTGATTTCAGCAGCGGAGCATGCATGGAATAGAAATGTTACGTATCTATCGTACACAGGTGGTGTTCGTAACGGCGGAGTGTTATACTTTGCCTGAAGTGCTTGGCCTTTATCTCGAAACCATAAAATCATGGCGGAACAAAATCGCTATACCGTGCTgttgattcgccctactatcatggcaatttctgacaccaaGATATACAatgtagggatgatgacgctgtgtaccGTACTCTAAATATTACCAGTACATTGTACTtgtcttttttttacttttccaGATGAGTTTTCGAGgtagaggtggtggtggtggttttcGGGGAGGAGGCCGGGAGGAGGTGGCCGTGGAGGTGGTGGCTTCAGAGGCGGTGGTAGAGGAGGTGGTGGCCGAGGGGGTGGATTCCGTGGAGGGAGAGGAGGAgggagaggaggaggaagaggggggTATGGCGGTGGAGGAGGAGGGTATCAGAATTATGGACCACCAGATGAGGTTGTAGGTAAGttgacccttaacatgcttaattaaACCAAGCATGTTCAGATCGGGAGATGTGTGTCAATTCCCCTCCAGAATTTTATCTTTGAATGAAGGCTTCTGCAGTCCACCAGGGGGTTAAAATTAGTTGTTGCTTTGGCCtaattcatttttaaataaatttgatcTATTTTCAAGTTCAAAAGAACTTTATCAGCTACATGTAGAATTATGATAAAACATCAGTCAAAGACACTAATTTATACAGGCAAATGAAGGATAGATTTTTAGCTAGCTACAAACATACCAGTAAGTATAGGCAGGTTTCATGTACGCCACGGGTCACTAGCCCTGGAGGCACAACAACGATATTGGAGCACgtgaaaatgaaatacatgtatcaCCCACAGAGTGCTAGTTACGAAGCATGGGTTTGAATGACGCGCCAAAGATTCACAGAGGATGATaatagtttgtttgtcctccagcaCGCTTGACTGACTCGCAATGCAGgtcatttttatcaaccttttaacCTTTCGTGCAAGCGCCCTATACAATCATACTAGGGACACTTCCTGAATCAGAAGGCCAGTTGTGTCATATAAATGAAAGTTCAGACTGTTCagtcaaaaaataaatttgtgtTTCACTCATGCCTTCATCAACTACACGTAGCTTATACATATGTGTATAATGACATTGTGTGGTTTTAAATTATATTCATGGctgtatatattattttttcacaCCAGAAATTGGTGCAGTGTCTCATCCATGCGAAGATGATCTAGTGTGCAAGTCAACCAACGAGAAGATTCCCTACTTCAATGCACCAATGTACCTGGAGAACAAAGAACAGATTGGCAAGGTGGATGAAATATTTGGACATCTCACAGACTTTGTATCCTTTAATTGACCAGATGTACATGTATGAGATTAGGTTCGGACATTGATAGGGCCTATCTTTGCCGATAGATAGATTTTCTGTTATAAATGTAATTGTTCATTTGCTTACAAAGTTACcttaaaaagggcatttcgtgatccacagcctcatcccccacttttctcaaaaaagttgagatttttatatcactggaaacctctggctacataatgtttatgtacaaaatatttcttgcagattaattcgcttagcaaagatatcgtgaaatttgaatttcgttctggtgcaccagaacgaaattacaacgcattgtctatggagcagtgtaatacacataatcatgcataactcgcaaacgcaaaatctgaatcaactgaaattttgggaataggtttttttcatggatatctaatgaaaaatgacataaatagaggatgctaggatcacgaaatattccTTTAAGTCTTGGTTAGCAGTGACACAGCTTGCAACACCATCATggcatcttcattcagcgtagatCACCTGaaagtgtcagcagatcattaATATATTGTAGAGTGTGCGGGCAGGTCATATGCAGCATCCTTGTTGAGCGTAGGTTTTAATGATTGTCTTAATCTCTATGAAGTGATCAGAAGTGATCCACCCTGCCGCTGACTTCCACATTGTCAATACTGATAAGTGATAGCAttactacgctgaatgaagatgcTGTGATAGTGTCACAAGTTATATctctgctaaccaagactctgaaaaagatgactttttaaccaaatgtcaaaaatgacatAGTTCGATATCAGTATCCGTGCTGCTGTAATTGCTCATGTTGCCAAATACCAGATTCTGGGTAACATTGTTATAACAAAAGTGTACTGTAAATGGTTCCATGTATAGATCTACCCAAGCAGTGTGCCCAGAAAGTTACTAGATATAGTGTCAGTGTCAGCCTCTTAAAACTAATTTGATTGGATACAAAGAGTGCTGTAACAtgatatattgagccaatcagagattgGTCACTTGATACTCACATAATTGAAGGGGCTTTTTAGTCAATTTTTGGGTTGTTCCGTTCCCTTGCCTTGCCAGTATAAGAGTTATAACCTGCACATCTctccaaatttcaaaatgtgaTGGATGTGTTCCAGTAGTaaacggtgaccaaatgagtacaatgttaagagccaatctcccttattatgtacccatctgtgatacaaaaaaaaatagaattttctctaaaaaataattttggtacatattagcaccaacaactcccatgtaaaatatgagcgtgcacagcgccctcattcagcttgaaaaaattattgaaatttcagcctctctgagccttacttgcaaatggtaaactttggaggtgcataacatcgtgcgccatcatcatcccaacctgcattttgcatttttttaaagtaccaaatggttacattacaaaaccaagaaaaaaaaaattgggatcttgatggcgcacaaaatcagcaaatccaatgatttgatgaaaagcgccctcgtgcaaacttcaaagcatcataacgggctgcgccatcaagatcccaagtccgaacaagtttgaaattaaagacctccatggcacgtttcatttttcagcaaaaattttttgggatttcgttggcgcaccgagttaacagaggtcaaaggtcaaaatttcctattttcgcacatatttgcatCGTCTGTATTATT contains the following coding sequences:
- the LOC140171581 gene encoding LOW QUALITY PROTEIN: uncharacterized protein (The sequence of the model RefSeq protein was modified relative to this genomic sequence to represent the inferred CDS: deleted 2 bases in 1 codon); amino-acid sequence: MSFRGRGGGGGFRGGGGGGGRGGGGFRGGGRGGGGRGGGFRGGRGGGRGGGRGGYGGGGGGYQNYGPPDEVVEIGAVSHPCEDDLVCKSTNEKIPYFNAPMYLENKEQIGKVDEIFGHLTDFYFSVKLSDNMKAASFGKDTKFYIDPAKLLPLQRFLPQEQGRVNKRGGGRGGGRGGGRGGFRGGRGGGGFRGGRGGGGFRGGRGGGGGGGFRGGRGGGGFRGGRGGGGFRGDNR